A window of the Brassica oleracea var. oleracea cultivar TO1000 chromosome C1, BOL, whole genome shotgun sequence genome harbors these coding sequences:
- the LOC106312776 gene encoding 26S proteasome non-ATPase regulatory subunit 6 homolog, translating to MDGGAEGSQQPHLILAHKLFLLTHPDVQDIEKVQLKSDVLDSIKSDGMAPLYETLTASSVLELDQSLLDSMRATNEEELKKLDEKIADAEENLGESEVREAHLAKALYFVRISDKEKALEQLKLTEGKTVAVGQKMDLVFYTLQLAFFYMDFDLVSKSIDKAKKLFEEGGDWERKNRLKVYEGLYCMSTRNFKKAATLFLDSISTFTTYEIFPYETFIFYTVLTSIITLDRVSLKQKVVDAPEILTVLGKIPFLSEFLNSLYECQYKAFFSAFAGMAEQIKFDRYLNPHFRFYMREVRTVVYSQFLESYKSVTVDAMANAFGVSVDFIDQELSRFIAAGKLHCKIDKVAGVLETNRPDAKNALYQATIKQGDFLLNRIQKLSRVIDL from the exons ATGGACGGTGGAGCAGAAGGATCTCAGCAGCCTCACCTTATTCTAGCCCACAAGCTCTTCCTCCTCACTCATCCCGATGTGCAGGACATCGAGAAAGTCCAGCTCAAGTCTGACGTCTTGGATTCCATCAAATCCGATG GTATGGCTCCCTTGTACGAAACCCTAACCGCGTCTTCTGTGCTGGAATTGGATCAGAGCTTGTTAGATTCTATGCGTGCTACCAACGAGGAAGAGCTCAAAAAGCTCGACGAGAA GATTGCAGACGCTGAAGAGAATTTGGGAGAAAGTGAAGTCCGTGAAGCTCATCTTGCTAAGGCTCTTTATTTCGTCAGGATTAGTGATAAG GAGAAAGCTCTGGAGCAACTTAAACTCACTGAAGGAAAAACCGTTGCTGTTGGCCAAAAAATGGACCTTGTGTTCTATACATTGCAGCTCGCCTTTTTCTACATGGATTTCGACCTGGTATCCAAAAGCATCGACAAAGCAAAAAA GTTGTTTGAAGAGGGTGGTGACTGGGAGAGGAAGAACAGGCTAAAGGTCTATGAAGGCTTGTACTGCATGTCCACCAGAAACTTTAAGAAGGCTGCCACCTTATTTCTGGATTCTATCTCAACCTTCACTACTTATGAGATCTTTCCCTACGAGACTTTCATTTTCTACACCGTGCTGACGAGCATCATAACTCTGGATAGAGTTTCTCTTAAGCAAAAG GTTGTTGACGCACCTGAGATCTTAACCGTGCTTGGGAAGATACCATTCCTTTCCGAGTTCCTGAACTCCTTGTACGAATGCCAGTACAAGGCGTTTTTCTCAGCATTTG CTGGAATGGCAGAGCAGATAAAGTTTGATCGTTACTTGAACCCACATTTCCGGTTCTACATGAGGGAAGTGAGAACGGTGGTGTACTCTCAGTTTTTAGAATCTTACAAGAGCGTTACTGTCGACGCGATGGCAAACGCCTTTGGTGTTTCGGTGGATTTCATTGATCA AGAGCTGTCACGCTTCATAGCAGCTGGGAAGCTTCACTGCAAGATAGACAAGGTTGCAGGTGTTTTGGAGACTAACCGTCCTGATGCAAAGAATGCACTTTACCAGGCAACAATCAAGCAAGGGGACTTCTTGCTTAACCGGATCCAGAAGCTGTCTCGAGTCATCGATCTGTGA